A stretch of Triticum aestivum cultivar Chinese Spring chromosome 1D, IWGSC CS RefSeq v2.1, whole genome shotgun sequence DNA encodes these proteins:
- the LOC123181957 gene encoding uncharacterized protein: MIQLLFTLLAAEAALVLVLLFRTPARRLALLAVDCSKRGRGPVMARTVAATMFVVLGSSGYSIAKIRRREGEFAQLTPTDQVLASRHLLEASLMGYSLFLGLIIDRLHHYIRQLRAMKKNMEAVTKQSRVLEETKLGDSEEIQGYQKKIDSLNEQVQVLKHQSESQTQELKTAEMNNLALQKQSEGLLTEYERLIAENEELRNKLQTMELRFSRSDSKKNT, translated from the exons ATGATCCAGCTGCTGTTCACGCTGTTGGCCGCCGAGGCAGCGCTGGTGCTCGTGCTGCTCTTCCGCACGCCCGCTCGACGCCTCGCGCTGCTTGCCGTGGACTGCAGCAAGCGCGGCCGCGGGCCCGTAATGGCCAGGACCGTCGCGGCCACCATGTTCGTCGTGCTCGGCTCCAGCGGGTACAGCATCGCCAAGATCCGGCGCCGCGAAGGCGAGTTCGCCCAGCTCACACCCACAGACCAGGTGCTCGCCAGCCGCCACCTCCTCGAGGCCTCGCTCATGG GATACTCTCTGTTCCTTGGGCTAATTATTGATCGACTGCATCACTATATCAGGCAATTACGGGCGATGAAGAAAAACATGGAGGCTGTGACAAAGCAGAGCAGGGTCTTGGAAGAAACAAAACTCGGAGACTCTGAGGAAATTCAAGGATATCAGAAAAAGATTGACAGTTTGAATGAGCAGGTGCAAGTACTCAAACACCAGTCAGAATCTCAAACACAGGAGCTAAAAACTGCTGAAATGAATAATTTGGCTTTACAGAAACAATCTGAAGGTTTGCTTACTGAGTATGAGCGTCTAATTGCGGAGAATGAGGAATTGAGGAATAAGCTGCAAACAATGGAACTCCGCTTCTCCCGTTCTGACAGCAAGAAAAATACATAG